One window of Lacerta agilis isolate rLacAgi1 chromosome 14, rLacAgi1.pri, whole genome shotgun sequence genomic DNA carries:
- the GJD3 gene encoding gap junction delta-3 protein, whose protein sequence is MGEWGFLSSLLDAVQEHSPMVGRFWLVVMLIFRILILATVGSDVFDDEQEEFECNTRQVGCKQICYDLAFPISHYRFWVFHIVVLSAPAVLFVIYSMHQTTKINQKEMEAGEEEASRAGGKAPAKFGPQPCQRSQNIKTFYIVNVVVRILAEMGFLVGQWMLYGFQVGYQYICKHHLCPHLIDCFVSRPTEKTIFIQFYFMVGLVSALLSLVELAHLLFKNRCRRRRTIAPPTTASYEQQDNWSNQKQEKKSQHFLAPAEGGANGMPSHGGIPNHYEPKAHFHHKSSTKSSRSSRSSSARADLTV, encoded by the coding sequence ATGGGTGAGTGGGGGTTCTTGAGCTCCCTTCTGGACGCGGTGCAGGAGCACTCTCCCATGGTGGGCCGTTTCTGGCTGGTGGTGATGCTCATCTTCCGCATCCTGATCCTGGCCACGGTGGGCAGTGACGTCTTCGACGACGAGCAGGAGGAGTTTGAGTGCAACACGCGGCAGGTTGGCTGCAAGCAGATCTGCTACGACTTGGCCTTCCCCATCTCCCACTACCGCTTCTGGGTCTTCCACATTGTGGTGCTCTCCGCCCCGGCGGTCCTCTTTGTCATCTACTCCATGCACCAGACCACGAAGATCAACCAgaaggagatggaagcaggagaggaggaagccAGCAGGGCGGGGGGAAAGGCCCCCGCAAAATTCGGGCCCCAACCCTGCCAGCGCAGCCAAAACATCAAGACCTTCTACATTGTCAATGTGGTGGTGAGGATCTTGGCTGAGATGGGCTTCCTGGTCGGACAGTGGATGTTGTACGGCTTCCAGGTGGGGTATCAGTACATCTGCAAGCATCACCTGTGCCCTCACCTCATCGACTGCTTTGTCTCTCGGCCAACCGAGAAGACCATCTTCATCCAGTTCTACTTCATGGTGGGGCTGGTTTCGGCCTTGCTCAGCTTGGTGGAGCTGGCCCACCTCTTGTTCAAGAACCGCTGCAGGAGGCGCCGCACgattgccccacccaccactgcctctTACGAACAGCAGGACAACTGGTCCAATCAGAAGCAAGAGAAAAAATCGCAGCACTTCCTGGCCCCAGCAGAGGGAGGCGCCAATGGGATGCCTTCTCATGGCGGGATTCCCAATCATTATGAGCCCAAGGCTCACTTCCACCATAAGAGTTCCACAAAGAGCAGCCGGTCGTCCCGCTCTTCTTCGGCCAGAGCTGATTTGACCGTGTGA